Below is a window of Rhodoglobus vestalii DNA.
CACCGGCAAATCGGCTTACCTTTACCCTCAGCACGAAGTTCTCAAAGACCTGATCGCCGCCCGCATTCGAGACGGCGTAACCCCGCTGTTCTCGCACACGGCGACCGCTATCCTCGATGCAGAGTCCTCGCAGCCTCGAATCGTCGGTACCAACGCAGTCGGTGAGGGCTTCGAGATTGCGGCCGATATCGTCGTGGGCGCCGACGGCTCGTCCAGTGTTGCCAGGTCGTTTGTGAACAAAGATCGCAACAGCTCCTACTTTCGCGAGTATCCATTCGCCTGGTACGGAGTTCTAGTAAAAGCGCCACCCAGCTTCGACGAATTGATTTACAGTCGCTCAGAAGACGGCTTCGTGCTGATCAGTACGCGCGACCGTGACGTTCAGCGCATGTACTTTCAGTGCGATCCCGAGCTTGATGCCGCCTCAGTCAGCGATGAAGAGATCTGGAGAAAGCTGCAGGCCGGCATCGCTGGCGTCGAGCTCACTCGGGGACCGATCTTCCGCAAAGACGTGCTGCGTTTTCGAAGTTTCGTCGCCAAAGAGCTACGCAATGGCCATGTGTTTCTTATGGGCGATGCTGCCCACACGGTGCCACCGACAGGGGCGAAGGGCATGAATC
It encodes the following:
- a CDS encoding 4-hydroxybenzoate 3-monooxygenase; amino-acid sequence: MTQHIRTQVGILGAGPAGLLLAHLLHKAGIDSVVIDTKSREEIEGTVKAGIVESPAAEVLSQSGVSDRIYSEGMKHDGIEFHFDGTAHRFDFQKHTGKSAYLYPQHEVLKDLIAARIRDGVTPLFSHTATAILDAESSQPRIVGTNAVGEGFEIAADIVVGADGSSSVARSFVNKDRNSSYFREYPFAWYGVLVKAPPSFDELIYSRSEDGFVLISTRDRDVQRMYFQCDPELDAASVSDEEIWRKLQAGIAGVELTRGPIFRKDVLRFRSFVAKELRNGHVFLMGDAAHTVPPTGAKGMNLAFSDVLWLNEALREYFRSGSESLMDAYPENAMKRIWKAQHFSYWMTTMLHVAPDASEFDKKRQLGELRSVTESAAANAYLSEGYVGWDYEADDWR